The Phycisphaeraceae bacterium genome contains the following window.
GCGACGAGTCATCGCGCGCGAGTCGGAGTTCGCGAGCGCCGTCTCGGACGAACTCGATCGGTCGCCATGGGAGACCTTCACCGAGGAGATCGAGCCTTTGATGGCTTCCTGCCGCTGGCATCGGCGGCGGGGCCTCGCGCTCCTTCGACCTCGACGCCTGCCGGGCCGCGCGTGGTGGCAGTTCGGGCAGCGACACTGGAAGCACCGAGTTCCGCGTGGGCAAGTGGCCATCATTGCCACATGGAACTACCCGGTTCAGCTCCTTGGCATCCAACTTGTGCAGGCCATCACCGCGGGAAACCGCGTTGTCGTCAAACCGTCGGAGTACGCCCCGCGAACACAGGGACTTCTGCTTGAGTGCGCGAAGGCCGCGGCGGACGACGCGCACTTTCCGCCTGAGTGGATCACCTCGGTCGAGGCCACGCGCGAAGCCGGGCGCCGACTTCTCGAAGACGAGCGCTTCGACTTCGTGGTTTTCACGGGCTCGACCGAGGTGGGGCGACTCGTCGCAGCGCGCTGCGCCCACTTACTCACCCCCTCGGCGCTTGAACTCTCGGGGCGCGACTCGGCGATCGTTCTGGCCGACGCAGATCTTGCGCTCGCGGCCAGGTCGATCTGGCATGCCCTGACCATGAACGGCGGCCAGACCTGCATGGCGCCGCGGAGAGTCCTCGTGGAGGAAGGCGCCTATCGCGCCTTCCTCTCAGCCCTGGCACCGCTCGCTGCCGGAGCACGGCCGCGCAGGCTCATTTCCGCCGAGTCGGCGCAGCGCTGCCATGCCCTGGTGCAGGAGGCAATCGGGCAAGGGGCTCGGAGTGTCACCGGCTGGGTGGCGTGCCCGGAGGGGCCCGAAGGGCGCTCGCTCAGGCCCATGGCGATCGTTGACTGCCCGACAGAAGGCGGGCTCTTCGAGGGTCGCCACTTCGGGCCGGTGATGGCCGTGACTCCGGTGGCAAGTGTTGATGAGGCACTGGCCCTTGATGCGCGAGGCACCCAGAAACTCGCGACAAGCCTCTTCACCGGATCTCCGACAGTTTGGCGGAGATCACGGCGCATTGCGGACATGAAGGTCGGGATCATCACCATCAACGATGCGGTCATTCCCACCGGACATCCGGCGGCGTCCATCGGCGGAGTCGGCGAGAGCGGCTGGTCGCTGACCCGCGGTGAAGGGGGCTTGCAGGAACTCACGCGCGAGGTCATTCTCTCCACCTCGGCGAGGCGGGTGCGGGTCCCGCTTGAGCCGCCTGGTGCATCGGGAGAGCGATTCCTGCGAAAAGTGGCCCGATGGCTTGCAGGAACCTAAGGAGTGACGCATGAGTTCCCATGTGGTTGTCGTGGGAGGAGGTCTTGCCGGACTTGCCGCCGCCGTCGAGTTGCGCTCGAGGGGGGCTCGCGTCACGGTCGTGGAGCGAAACGCGCACCTCGGCGGCAAGATGAATGTCCTCTCTGAGAAGGGCTTCACCTTTGACATGGGGCCGACGATCCTCACGATGCCGCAGGTGATCAGAGGGATCATTGAGCGAACCGGGCGGCGGCCGGAGGACTACCTCGAGCTCATCAGGCTCGATCCGCAGTGGCGTTGCTTCTACGACGATGGGGTCCGGCTCGATCTCTTTGAGAATCTGGATCGCATGGCCAGCGAGATCGAGCGCGTCACCAATGCGGCAGGCGAAGGTGAGCGCTATCGGCGCTTCATCGAGTACAGCCGACGCATGTACCGCTTGAGCGAGAAGGTCTTCTTCTACAAGGACCTGGGGGGCATGCTGGACCTCATTCGACGGCCTCCGCCGCGCGATCCCGAGGTCCTGCGCGATGTCATGGCCATGCGTCTTCACAGCACCGTGGCCGGCACGGTCCACGGCTATCTGCGCGAGCCCCATCTCCGACAGATGGTCGAACACTTCCTCCAGTATGTCGGCTCCAGCCCCTTCCTCGCCCCCGCCATCCTCACGCTCATCGCCTCGGCGCAGGTTGATCATGGCTGCTGGTACAGCATGGGCGGCACGCGTGCGATCGCGAAGTCGCTCGAACGCATCCTCCGCGAGGAGTCGGTCGAGATCATCACGGGTGTGGGTGTGGAGCGCCTGTTGACCGAGGGAAGCCGCGCTCGCGGTGTGCAGCTTGAGAGTGGTCGGACAATCTTCGCCGATGCCGTCGTGAGCAACTGTGACATCCAGAGGACCTATCGAGATCTCGTCGGAGACAGCCGCTCAACGGCGGAGCAGAAGCGCATCGCGCGCCGCTACACACCCGCGTGCAGCGGCGTGGTTCTCTACCTCGGCTTGTCGCGTCGCTACGACCACCTGCTGCACCACAACTTCATCTTCAGCAAGGACAGTCATCAGGAGTTCGATGACATCTACTCCCGAGGCATCCCCGCGCGGGATCCTTCGCTCTATGTCTGTGCTCCGAGTCGAAGTGACCCCGCGCAAGCTCCCGAGGGCTGCGAAGCGCTCTACATCCTGATCCACACGCCGTTCCTTCGGCGCGGTCAGCAGTGGGAGGGGCCCGGTGGCATGCTCGAGGGCTATCGACCGATCATCATCGACAAGCTGAAGCGCCATGGCATGGAGGACATCGAGCGGTTCATCACGGTTGAGCGTTCGCTGACCCCGGCGTCGATCGAGCGCCTCTACAACGCCGAGGGCGGTGCGATCTACGGGCTCGCGTCGCACGGTCGCCTGCACGGCGGCTTCAAGCCATCGAATCGAAGCCGAGTCTGGCGCGGCCTCTACCTCTGCGGCGGCAGCGCGAATCCGGGGCCTGGTGTTCCGATGGTCCTGATGAGCGGAGTCACCGCGGCCAACGCGCTCTGCGAAGACTTCGGCTGTGGTGATCGAGTGAAGCCTTCGGGCCACGCCGCCGTTCAGGCCGCAGAGAGCGCCCATGCGGTATCGTCCGAGTCATGGACGAGCATTCCGGCGAACTGATCCGCGGACGGTTCGAGCCGCGCGTCGGGGCGGTCTTCGTCTGGCTCGCTCAGCGCATGCTGCGAAAGGCCTTTGCGGCGGTCCGGCTG
Protein-coding sequences here:
- a CDS encoding aldehyde dehydrogenase family protein — its product is MRRVIARESEFASAVSDELDRSPWETFTEEIEPLMASCRWHRRRGLALLRPRRLPGRAWWQFGQRHWKHRVPRGQVAIIATWNYPVQLLGIQLVQAITAGNRVVVKPSEYAPRTQGLLLECAKAAADDAHFPPEWITSVEATREAGRRLLEDERFDFVVFTGSTEVGRLVAARCAHLLTPSALELSGRDSAIVLADADLALAARSIWHALTMNGGQTCMAPRRVLVEEGAYRAFLSALAPLAAGARPRRLISAESAQRCHALVQEAIGQGARSVTGWVACPEGPEGRSLRPMAIVDCPTEGGLFEGRHFGPVMAVTPVASVDEALALDARGTQKLATSLFTGSPTVWRRSRRIADMKVGIITINDAVIPTGHPAASIGGVGESGWSLTRGEGGLQELTREVILSTSARRVRVPLEPPGASGERFLRKVARWLAGT
- the crtI gene encoding phytoene desaturase, with protein sequence MSSHVVVVGGGLAGLAAAVELRSRGARVTVVERNAHLGGKMNVLSEKGFTFDMGPTILTMPQVIRGIIERTGRRPEDYLELIRLDPQWRCFYDDGVRLDLFENLDRMASEIERVTNAAGEGERYRRFIEYSRRMYRLSEKVFFYKDLGGMLDLIRRPPPRDPEVLRDVMAMRLHSTVAGTVHGYLREPHLRQMVEHFLQYVGSSPFLAPAILTLIASAQVDHGCWYSMGGTRAIAKSLERILREESVEIITGVGVERLLTEGSRARGVQLESGRTIFADAVVSNCDIQRTYRDLVGDSRSTAEQKRIARRYTPACSGVVLYLGLSRRYDHLLHHNFIFSKDSHQEFDDIYSRGIPARDPSLYVCAPSRSDPAQAPEGCEALYILIHTPFLRRGQQWEGPGGMLEGYRPIIIDKLKRHGMEDIERFITVERSLTPASIERLYNAEGGAIYGLASHGRLHGGFKPSNRSRVWRGLYLCGGSANPGPGVPMVLMSGVTAANALCEDFGCGDRVKPSGHAAVQAAESAHAVSSESWTSIPAN